The Candidatus Nanosynbacter lyticus genome window below encodes:
- the mraY gene encoding phospho-N-acetylmuramoyl-pentapeptide-transferase, which yields MATALQTMTNELTHVFLLSVGAFLLAMFLTPIYTFFAYRYRFWKRQRSESTDGKELKVFAKFQAAKLRRNIPTMAGIIGVISIFVVTFFCNLDRAQTWLPLAALIGGAAVGLIDDVINLRGLGGGAAGLRSPVKFALIMLIGIVLGWFFYVKLGVASFHVPFMGDVAIGWLIIPLFAFAVVATGNAVNISDGMDGLAGGLLGISFGAFGVIALLQQQVLLAGFCFTVVGVLLSYLWFNIYPARFFMGDVGSFAYGVSLGVVAMLTNSLLLLPVIGLLFVIEAGSSLIQIVSKKLFKRKIFLSAPIHHHLEASGWPETKVTMRFWVIGCVMAFIGVMLALAGGHIA from the coding sequence ATGGCAACTGCTTTACAAACAATGACCAACGAATTGACACACGTATTTTTACTGAGCGTTGGGGCGTTTTTATTGGCGATGTTCCTGACGCCGATTTATACGTTTTTTGCCTATCGGTATCGGTTCTGGAAGCGGCAGCGCTCGGAGAGTACCGACGGCAAAGAGTTGAAGGTTTTTGCTAAATTCCAAGCGGCAAAATTGCGGCGAAATATTCCAACAATGGCTGGAATTATCGGTGTTATTTCGATTTTTGTGGTGACGTTCTTTTGTAATTTAGATCGAGCGCAGACATGGCTGCCACTCGCAGCGTTGATTGGCGGTGCCGCGGTTGGGCTTATTGATGATGTTATTAATCTACGCGGGCTGGGTGGTGGTGCAGCCGGCTTACGTAGTCCGGTGAAATTTGCGCTGATTATGCTTATCGGCATCGTCCTTGGCTGGTTTTTCTATGTCAAGCTGGGCGTGGCCAGCTTCCATGTACCGTTCATGGGTGACGTGGCGATTGGTTGGCTGATCATCCCACTGTTTGCCTTTGCAGTGGTGGCGACTGGTAACGCGGTTAATATTTCTGATGGTATGGACGGACTGGCTGGCGGGTTGTTGGGGATTAGCTTTGGGGCGTTCGGAGTGATTGCCTTGCTACAACAACAAGTATTGCTGGCGGGATTCTGTTTCACGGTAGTTGGTGTGCTACTGAGTTATCTCTGGTTTAACATCTATCCAGCACGGTTTTTCATGGGCGATGTTGGTAGTTTTGCCTATGGGGTAAGTTTGGGGGTAGTGGCGATGTTGACTAATTCATTGCTGCTGCTGCCGGTGATTGGGTTGTTGTTTGTGATTGAGGCGGGTTCGAGCTTGATCCAGATTGTGAGCAAAAAACTCTTTAAGCGCAAGATTTTCTTGTCAGCGCCGATCCATCATCACCTAGAAGCCAGCGGCTGGCCAGAGACCAAGGTGACGATGCGGTTTTGGGTGATTGGCTGCGTGATGGCGTTTATCGGCGTGATGCTGGCTCTGGCGGGGGGCCATATTGCGTAA
- a CDS encoding FtsW/RodA/SpoVE family cell cycle protein, which translates to MRNRTATSTAKAVRRHRPMYQIVLYMGLLLMLGLVVMYALGPQRANVLNHTHGANYSDTFFFNKQLASVITAVVAFGAAAILPYRWLTEAWAKRLFIAGLAACFLLVVCGALLHLPFASDTNGAYRWFYLGGLGSFQPAELLKFGLLLFVAGFLAKRVRQGKLNDINETLIPLSIIMAVSMFVVVVLQKDLGTGVSLVALVLSVLAVSGMDARLLRRIVLVIAAAALVLTFSSPHRIERVMTFIQGDTHQSASRDENNYHIQQARIALGSGGLLGLGIGKSVQATGYLPEAINDSIFAVMGETFGFVGLLVILALFSALLLSLLKVTSRLADIHLRLVVAGVFGWVASHVLMNIGSMTGIIPMTGISLPLLSYGGTSMLFIAAALGLAFQLSGYTAHKPLMEGEGSGKDLGGRRRLGRTRYASRGSV; encoded by the coding sequence TTGCGTAACCGCACTGCCACCTCAACCGCCAAGGCGGTGCGTCGCCACCGGCCGATGTATCAGATCGTGCTGTACATGGGGCTGTTATTGATGCTGGGGCTGGTAGTGATGTACGCGTTGGGACCGCAGCGGGCGAATGTGCTGAATCATACGCACGGTGCGAATTATAGCGACACCTTCTTTTTCAATAAGCAGCTGGCCAGCGTCATCACCGCTGTGGTGGCGTTTGGGGCGGCGGCGATATTGCCGTATCGGTGGTTGACCGAGGCGTGGGCCAAGCGACTGTTCATCGCGGGTTTGGCGGCCTGTTTCTTGTTGGTGGTTTGCGGGGCGCTGCTACATCTGCCATTTGCATCGGACACTAACGGCGCGTACCGCTGGTTTTATCTGGGCGGACTGGGTAGTTTTCAGCCGGCGGAGTTACTGAAATTTGGCTTGCTACTGTTTGTGGCTGGGTTTTTGGCCAAGCGGGTGCGCCAAGGCAAACTCAACGATATCAACGAGACGCTGATCCCACTCAGTATTATTATGGCGGTGTCGATGTTTGTGGTGGTGGTGCTGCAGAAAGATTTGGGGACGGGTGTGTCGCTCGTGGCGCTGGTGCTGTCGGTGTTAGCGGTGTCGGGGATGGACGCTCGGCTACTGCGGCGCATCGTGCTGGTGATCGCGGCTGCGGCGTTGGTGCTGACGTTCTCATCACCGCACCGCATCGAGCGCGTGATGACCTTTATTCAGGGTGATACGCATCAGTCAGCCAGCCGGGATGAAAATAATTATCACATCCAGCAAGCGCGCATCGCCCTCGGCTCGGGTGGCCTACTGGGCCTCGGCATTGGTAAAAGCGTGCAGGCGACGGGCTACCTGCCAGAGGCGATTAATGATTCGATTTTTGCGGTGATGGGCGAAACATTTGGATTTGTCGGTTTGTTGGTTATCTTGGCACTGTTTTCGGCGTTGCTGCTGAGTTTGCTCAAGGTGACGTCGCGGCTGGCTGATATACACTTGCGGCTCGTGGTGGCGGGCGTGTTTGGCTGGGTTGCGTCGCACGTGTTGATGAATATTGGCTCGATGACGGGGATTATTCCGATGACTGGTATCTCACTGCCGCTGCTCAGTTATGGCGGCACCAGTATGTTATTTATCGCAGCGGCGCTGGGTCTGGCGTTTCAATTGTCGGGCTATACGGCGCACAAACCATTAATGGAAGGAGAGGGAAGTGGCAAAGATCTTGGCGGTCGGCGGCGGCTCGGGCGGACACGTTACGCCAGTCGTGGCAGTGTGTAA
- a CDS encoding UDP-N-acetylglucosamine--N-acetylmuramyl-(pentapeptide) pyrophosphoryl-undecaprenol N-acetylglucosamine transferase translates to MAKILAVGGGSGGHVTPVVAVCKELRSSGDHELRFWCDRKFGASARGIFSKFDETIPVELIIAGKIRRYHGKSMAFHLRPSILLPNLRDIFLVGVGFIQSFCKLLRWRPDVIFIKGGYVCLPVGYAARLLKIPLVLHDSDAHPGLTNRLLAPFAAKIGTGAPLEHYNYPDVKAEYVGIPVAEEFRPYSASERRQLKAKLGFDPARPLVVVTGGGLGAARLNEAVVATREQLLAEASVFLISGKHQFDELKERVDSRAGWRLEAFVNHGMAEVLAAADVVVARAGATTLLELAALHKPAVIVPNGMLTAGHQLKNAKVYQDALAAVIVEESTLEQTPEVLGKKVIGLVKSPRILAGLGRNIGTFAKPNAAKDMAAMLLTVIRRQGRRR, encoded by the coding sequence GTGGCAAAGATCTTGGCGGTCGGCGGCGGCTCGGGCGGACACGTTACGCCAGTCGTGGCAGTGTGTAAGGAGTTGCGATCATCGGGTGATCACGAATTGCGGTTTTGGTGTGATCGGAAGTTTGGCGCTAGTGCTCGCGGTATTTTTAGTAAGTTTGACGAGACGATCCCGGTTGAGCTGATTATCGCTGGCAAGATCCGCCGCTACCACGGTAAAAGTATGGCATTTCATCTTCGACCGTCAATTTTGCTACCGAATCTGCGCGATATCTTTCTGGTGGGGGTTGGATTTATTCAGAGCTTTTGTAAGTTGCTCAGGTGGCGGCCAGATGTAATTTTTATCAAGGGCGGCTACGTCTGTCTGCCGGTTGGCTATGCAGCGCGGCTGCTGAAGATCCCGCTGGTGCTGCATGATTCGGATGCGCATCCAGGGCTAACTAATCGGCTATTGGCGCCATTTGCTGCCAAGATCGGCACCGGGGCGCCGCTGGAGCATTATAATTATCCTGACGTCAAGGCGGAGTACGTCGGCATCCCGGTGGCTGAGGAGTTTCGGCCGTACAGTGCGTCCGAGCGGCGACAGCTAAAGGCGAAGCTTGGCTTCGATCCGGCGCGGCCACTGGTGGTGGTAACTGGCGGTGGACTGGGGGCAGCGCGCCTCAACGAAGCGGTGGTAGCCACGCGCGAGCAGCTGCTGGCCGAGGCGTCGGTATTCTTGATCTCTGGTAAGCATCAGTTTGACGAGCTGAAAGAGCGTGTTGATAGCCGGGCGGGCTGGCGACTAGAAGCGTTTGTTAATCACGGTATGGCTGAAGTGTTGGCGGCAGCGGATGTGGTGGTGGCGCGGGCTGGTGCGACGACGCTGCTGGAGCTGGCGGCGCTGCATAAACCAGCGGTCATCGTGCCGAATGGTATGTTGACGGCTGGTCATCAACTGAAGAATGCCAAAGTATATCAGGACGCACTGGCGGCAGTGATCGTTGAAGAGTCGACGCTGGAACAGACGCCAGAGGTGCTGGGCAAGAAGGTCATTGGTCTCGTCAAGTCGCCGCGGATCTTGGCCGGCCTCGGACGAAACATCGGTACATTTGCGAAGCCCAACGCCGCTAAAGACATGGCAGCGATGCTCCTCACTGTCATTCGTCGGCAGGGGAGACGTCGGTGA
- a CDS encoding cell division protein FtsQ/DivIB — MKLPFSRAKSTLATRREIAARRQAALINEDSSFETAYRRNRNLNTRHTTSPVETSERTVQHAKSRRRRTRWIILLSSALVLIVIGLLAWQCTVTVSVQTPDAASAKEADRYRGLIDEYLSVRPAERFLFVLNHQSLASFFLEKAPEVKTVRLEADQLARPRLKLTFRQPVVQWTSGDKSYFVDDAGVTFSTTYMGSPSVIVKDQSGVPTAAGQEVINRRFLGFLGQAVAGFREHQLEVTEIILPQNTVRQALLSIKGRPYSIKMTTDREAAAQVAQAVKAMAFFQSRGEAPAYIDVRVNQRVFYK, encoded by the coding sequence GTGAAATTACCCTTTTCTCGGGCAAAATCTACGCTGGCCACACGCCGCGAAATTGCGGCTCGTCGTCAAGCGGCGCTGATTAATGAGGACAGCTCATTTGAAACAGCCTATCGCCGCAATCGCAACCTCAACACTCGGCACACTACCTCGCCAGTCGAGACCTCAGAGCGCACGGTTCAGCATGCGAAATCTCGGCGTCGCCGGACGCGGTGGATTATCCTCCTCAGCAGTGCGCTGGTGCTTATTGTCATTGGTCTACTCGCATGGCAATGTACCGTCACGGTTTCGGTGCAAACGCCAGACGCAGCCAGTGCCAAAGAGGCCGATCGTTACCGTGGCCTCATCGATGAATACCTTAGCGTACGTCCGGCCGAACGATTCTTGTTTGTACTGAATCACCAGTCGCTGGCTAGTTTTTTCCTTGAGAAAGCCCCAGAGGTCAAGACGGTTCGCCTCGAGGCTGACCAGCTCGCCAGGCCGCGCCTCAAACTTACCTTTCGCCAGCCAGTCGTCCAGTGGACTTCTGGTGATAAGAGCTATTTTGTTGACGACGCAGGCGTGACATTCTCGACCACCTACATGGGCTCGCCGTCAGTCATTGTCAAAGACCAGAGCGGTGTGCCGACTGCTGCCGGCCAGGAGGTCATTAATCGCCGCTTTCTCGGCTTTCTCGGTCAAGCTGTTGCCGGCTTTCGTGAGCACCAGCTAGAGGTTACGGAAATTATCCTGCCACAAAACACCGTTCGCCAGGCGCTTCTATCAATCAAGGGCCGTCCATACAGCATTAAAATGACCACCGACAGGGAAGCGGCGGCACAGGTGGCGCAAGCGGTCAAGGCTATGGCGTTCTTTCAAAGTAGAGGGGAGGCTCCTGCGTATATCGATGTGCGCGTCAATCAGCGAGTATTTTATAAGTAG
- a CDS encoding type IV secretory system conjugative DNA transfer family protein, with product MEIISSMISFLTQWYVWIPVTAVLSFLTWRNYQRADEFEPTESVLLVLEIPKANDKKELAAEQLFASLHGILRDKRELKLSGGRQEHISFEIASVNGQIRFYVWVPRTLQSFVEGQIYAQYPTVQIHVASEDYTEHEREHSTVYTTELTLTAPEFLPIRTFQTFEVDPLAGITGTLAKLELTGEELWVQVLIRPIADSWQQSADRWIASVKSGHKLIPGLGGGGLQWIGTLLEALWRPPGQGSDGKKAPELSERDKTRVSEAEKKATKLGYDVKIRLAYLGEDQTSAKLHMQALVGAFKQFNSTNLNGFRAVKGAFGKEFLDKYRKRAFYGDGYILNIEELASVFHLPHTNVETPNIVWASAKTAEPPSKLPVLTGSDANDDQISAFGVTNFRGINHQFGMLRYDRSRHVYIIGQTGAGKSGLLELFALSDIFHNQGYAIIDPHGDFAINNMKFIPGSRLNDVVYFNPADTAYPLGFNPLEVTNPNQKTNISSEVIGVLKRMFGESWGPRLEYILRYTILALLDRPETTMLDITRMLTDKNFRKETLGYCRDTVVLQFWNVEFASWNDKFVAEAVAPVLNKVGAFTANPIIRNIIGQPKSTFNIRQIMDEGRILIVNLSKGLIGEDNAAILGSFLVTKIQLAAMSRSDIPDIRDRRPFYLYVDEFQNFATDSFATILSEARKYGLNLTVANQYISQMNETVRDAVFGNVGTMISFRVSADDAPILAKQFEPNFESVDLLQMHNRNFVINMVIGGEKTPAFSARTLELPPSQADNTPHIIEHSRRMYSRSREDVEREIAAVIMPPRPHKQPAQPRPQAVAAAALAQPVQINQIDAAQPTQEKASATTNTQHPVPQPEPVTDSGEVILQIRGNSAFESAATDTATPKKRRRRRKKSTT from the coding sequence ATGGAAATTATCTCTTCGATGATTAGCTTTTTGACACAATGGTACGTCTGGATACCTGTCACAGCCGTGCTGTCGTTTTTGACGTGGCGCAATTATCAGCGAGCTGACGAGTTTGAGCCAACCGAGAGCGTGTTGTTAGTACTGGAAATCCCCAAAGCCAACGACAAGAAAGAACTAGCCGCCGAGCAATTATTCGCCAGCCTGCACGGCATCTTGCGCGACAAACGCGAACTCAAATTATCGGGCGGCCGGCAGGAGCATATCAGCTTTGAGATCGCCTCGGTCAACGGTCAAATTCGTTTTTATGTCTGGGTGCCCCGAACGCTGCAAAGTTTCGTTGAGGGACAAATTTACGCCCAGTACCCAACCGTTCAAATCCACGTCGCTAGCGAAGATTACACCGAGCACGAGCGCGAACACTCCACTGTGTACACCACTGAGCTAACTTTGACGGCGCCAGAGTTCTTGCCAATCCGCACCTTTCAAACCTTTGAAGTCGATCCGCTGGCGGGGATTACCGGCACGCTGGCCAAGCTAGAATTGACCGGCGAGGAACTCTGGGTGCAGGTACTCATCAGGCCGATCGCCGACAGCTGGCAACAGTCCGCTGATCGCTGGATCGCCAGCGTCAAGAGTGGGCATAAACTCATCCCCGGGCTCGGCGGGGGCGGCTTGCAGTGGATCGGTACGCTGCTCGAGGCTCTCTGGAGACCACCGGGCCAGGGAAGTGATGGCAAAAAAGCGCCCGAGCTGTCTGAGCGTGACAAGACGCGCGTCTCTGAGGCGGAGAAGAAAGCCACTAAATTGGGCTACGACGTCAAGATCCGCCTGGCATATCTTGGTGAAGATCAAACCAGCGCCAAGCTACATATGCAGGCGCTGGTCGGTGCTTTTAAGCAATTCAATTCAACCAATCTCAACGGCTTTCGCGCTGTCAAGGGTGCGTTCGGCAAGGAGTTCCTCGACAAGTACCGCAAGCGCGCGTTTTACGGTGATGGCTACATCCTCAATATCGAGGAGCTGGCCTCTGTTTTTCACTTGCCACACACCAATGTCGAGACGCCAAACATCGTCTGGGCCAGCGCCAAAACCGCTGAACCGCCATCCAAACTGCCTGTCCTGACCGGCAGCGACGCCAATGACGACCAAATTTCCGCCTTTGGCGTCACCAATTTCCGCGGTATCAACCATCAATTCGGCATGCTGCGCTACGACCGCTCGCGTCACGTTTACATCATCGGCCAGACGGGGGCGGGCAAGTCGGGGTTGCTAGAGTTATTCGCGCTCAGCGACATTTTTCACAACCAAGGCTACGCCATCATCGACCCGCACGGCGACTTCGCCATCAACAACATGAAATTCATCCCTGGCTCACGGCTGAACGACGTCGTCTATTTCAACCCGGCCGACACCGCCTATCCACTCGGATTCAACCCGCTGGAAGTCACCAACCCGAACCAAAAAACCAACATTTCATCAGAGGTCATCGGCGTTCTGAAGCGTATGTTCGGCGAGAGTTGGGGTCCGCGACTAGAGTACATTTTGCGCTACACCATCCTGGCACTGCTTGACCGGCCAGAGACGACCATGCTCGACATTACCCGCATGCTGACTGACAAGAACTTCCGCAAGGAAACGCTGGGCTATTGCCGCGACACCGTGGTCTTGCAGTTCTGGAATGTTGAATTCGCTAGCTGGAACGACAAGTTCGTCGCCGAGGCGGTCGCGCCAGTCCTCAACAAGGTCGGCGCCTTTACCGCCAACCCGATCATCCGCAACATCATCGGCCAGCCCAAATCCACCTTCAATATCCGCCAAATCATGGACGAAGGCAGAATTCTCATCGTTAATTTGTCCAAGGGCCTGATCGGCGAGGACAATGCCGCTATCCTCGGCTCATTCCTAGTCACCAAGATCCAGCTGGCCGCCATGAGCCGCTCGGACATTCCAGACATCCGCGACCGCCGCCCATTCTATCTTTACGTCGACGAGTTCCAGAACTTTGCCACCGATTCATTTGCCACCATCCTGTCTGAAGCCCGCAAATACGGCCTCAATCTGACCGTCGCCAACCAGTACATCTCACAGATGAACGAAACCGTGCGCGACGCGGTGTTTGGCAACGTCGGTACCATGATCTCGTTCCGTGTGTCTGCTGACGACGCGCCGATCCTGGCTAAGCAATTTGAGCCAAACTTTGAATCAGTCGACCTCTTACAAATGCATAATCGTAACTTCGTCATCAACATGGTCATCGGGGGAGAGAAGACCCCGGCCTTTTCCGCACGCACCCTCGAACTCCCGCCGAGCCAAGCCGACAACACGCCGCACATCATCGAACATTCGCGGCGCATGTACTCACGGAGCAGGGAAGACGTCGAGCGAGAAATTGCCGCCGTCATCATGCCGCCGCGCCCGCACAAGCAGCCCGCCCAACCGCGCCCACAAGCCGTCGCCGCAGCTGCACTAGCCCAGCCCGTTCAAATTAATCAAATAGACGCCGCTCAACCGACTCAAGAAAAGGCTAGCGCCACCACTAACACCCAACACCCCGTACCACAACCCGAACCCGTCACAGACAGCGGCGAAGTCATCTTGCAAATCCGCGGCAACAGCGCATTTGAATCAGCAGCTACCGACACCGCCACACCAAAGAAACGCCGACGACGACGGAAGAAGAGTACGACATAA
- a CDS encoding sigma factor-like helix-turn-helix DNA-binding protein, which produces MSDIQEQSAPDRQLRQAAEDVLAQIPQEREKEIISRRFGLYGNKETLEQIGDMLGITRERVRQLEKAILVRLRLLVADGGIPSASAAEKMVTSHLSEMGRAAPLHNLAKHVLGRDVTDSERSHVAFIAELNPSINIITENDDYYHSAIIGTPNDEKNIKKQVEEIVKAIKQHGQPVTAEELHKTLNYEHPSNIAALASISKKLAHLRGLWGLVKWPLVNPKTIRDKIFVILDSNSQPMHFSDIAKAIKDSDFKRKDVTIQAIHNELIKDKRFVLIGRGIYALESWGYARGTVADIIASVLREAGEPLHRDEIVKRVLDKRQVKETTILLNLQAKPQFQRSAKATYILVSEA; this is translated from the coding sequence ATGAGCGACATACAAGAACAGAGCGCACCAGACAGGCAGCTTCGGCAAGCGGCCGAGGATGTCTTGGCGCAGATTCCGCAGGAGCGCGAGAAAGAGATTATTAGCCGTCGCTTTGGTTTATACGGCAATAAAGAGACGCTGGAACAGATCGGCGACATGCTCGGGATCACTCGTGAACGTGTCCGCCAGCTAGAGAAGGCTATCCTCGTTCGCCTGCGCCTGTTGGTGGCTGACGGCGGTATACCAAGTGCCTCGGCTGCTGAAAAGATGGTTACCTCACACCTGTCGGAAATGGGTCGGGCGGCACCATTACATAATCTCGCCAAGCACGTCCTCGGCCGAGATGTCACCGATAGCGAACGATCACACGTCGCCTTTATCGCCGAACTCAATCCGTCGATCAACATTATCACCGAGAACGATGACTATTACCACTCAGCCATCATCGGCACGCCAAACGACGAGAAGAATATCAAGAAGCAAGTTGAAGAAATTGTCAAAGCCATCAAACAGCACGGCCAGCCAGTCACTGCCGAGGAACTACACAAAACGCTCAATTACGAGCACCCATCCAACATTGCCGCGCTGGCCTCAATCAGTAAGAAACTAGCCCATCTCCGCGGCCTATGGGGCCTGGTCAAGTGGCCGCTCGTCAACCCAAAGACTATCCGTGACAAGATTTTCGTCATTCTCGACAGCAACAGCCAGCCAATGCACTTCTCGGACATTGCTAAAGCCATCAAGGACAGCGACTTCAAACGCAAAGATGTCACCATCCAAGCCATTCACAACGAACTCATCAAGGACAAACGCTTCGTCCTGATCGGCCGCGGTATTTACGCCCTCGAATCGTGGGGTTACGCTCGCGGTACCGTCGCTGACATCATTGCCAGCGTCCTACGCGAGGCCGGCGAGCCACTACACCGCGATGAAATCGTGAAGCGCGTCCTTGACAAGCGTCAAGTCAAAGAAACCACCATTCTGCTCAACTTGCAAGCCAAGCCGCAATTCCAACGCTCCGCCAAGGCCACCTACATTCTGGTCAGCGAAGCCTAG